Below is a window of Thermodesulfobacteriota bacterium DNA.
GATTTCTTCCTTTTTCCTTCTTCGGGAGGTGTAAAAGAGCGGATTTATGGCACTTTCTACTATAATTTTCCTTAGGCTTTCGCCTTCGGCGAGTCTAGTTATTATGGAATTAACTCTTCTATCGCCTCTCGCAAAGACCCCTTGTATAAAGCTATACTTTACGGACTCATGGGTAAAGAAAGTCCCCCCGAGCTTGCCTAATTTCTTCTTTAACCACCTTATCTTCTCTTCTAATGAATCTACGGTTTCCATCTCAGCCCATTGGAGCGGGGTTTTCGCCTTTGGTACGAAAGGGCTTATGTGGACCGTAAGCTTACTTATGGATTTTTTAGGTGCCATCTTTTTTACCATGGTGTGCTTGACTCTCTTTACAAGATCAAAGATAGCCTCAATGTCCTCTTTCTTTTCTCCCGGAAGACCGATCATAAAGTAGAGTTTTAAGTTGAAATTTCCAATTTCCAGAATCTCTTCAACTCTTTTCAATATCTCTTCGTCGGAAAGAGGCTTTCCTAAGGCCTTCCTAAGACTGTATGATCCAGCCTCAAGTCCGAAAGTTAGGGTTTTTACGTCGTCCTTTATGTTCTCGATAACGTCTTTTGCTACTTTGTCGATTCGCAGAGAGGGTAGATGCACCTTCTTGCCCTGGGCTTTAAGTTGGGAAATCATCGATGAAAGATCAGGAAGAAAAGACAATCCCCCTCCTATTATTCCTATGTCTTTAAACTTTTGCTTACTAGCTAGAAGAGCTACATTTTTGTCAGCCCTGAATCTATACACGTTGCCCATGAGGCAGAACCTGCACCGGGATGGGCATCCGCGCGTACCTTCAATCATGTACATCTCTGCGAATTCAGTACTGTCAGATACTATTGCAGAATGAGCAAGGTCGACTCCTCGGTGGTATTTGACTTGAATTCTAAAACCATGGGGGGTGAAAGAATCAATCGTGCCATCTTTTGCATATTTAACGTCAAGGGATGACGGATTGTAAACCCATGGAAAGGACGAAAGCTCCTCTATAATTGTCTTTCTTTTTTTACCCCTCACTTTTAGGTAGAGATCCATAAATTCAACGATTGTGGCTTCCACATCTCCAAGGATAAAGAGATCGAAAAAATCGCTTACAGGCTCAGGATTCGCAATAATTGTGATGCCTCCTCCGACGATTATCGGTTCATCTTCTTTTCTCTCTTTCCTTCTCAAAGAGATCCCAGAATCCTTAAGGATTGATACGATGTTTATGTAGTTCAGTTCGTAAGAGATACTGAAAAAGAGTATTTCGAAAGAGTTAAGTTTCCGTTTGGTCTCGACCGAGAGAATATCTCCTTTTTTTTCGAAAAAAGCCCTTTCACATACAACCTCATCGAAATTGTTAAGGGTCTCATAAAGGGCATGTATTGCGAGGTTCGACATCCCAGTAAAATACGAATCCGGGTACACCACACATACTGGGACTTTTGCCCTCCATTTTTTTAAGATTAACCCACTCTCCTCCACTTCCAGTTCGATGAGTATCAGTCAGCCTGCTTTCTCATAAAAGTCGGTATATCGTAGGTTTCATCAGTAAAATCGGTAATCTTCGTTTTCTTTTTTATCTCCGGATAGTTTACCCTCACGTTTTTCCTAATAAAAGGGGGTAGATCGTCCTGGTTAAAGAGTACGGCATGCTTTATCTTTTCTTTCAGTTCGTCTTTTACTTGCATTTTCTCTTCAAATCCGGTGGCAATGACTGTTATTCTTATTCTGTCCTCCATACTATCATCGAAGACAAGACCCCAAATCACCTTTGCTTCTGGATGTGCCTGTTCCTGGATCATGGAAGAAGCTTCGTTTATTTCGTAGAGCGTCATGTCCTTGCTTCCAGTTATGTTTATAAGGACACCTCGGGCCCCATTAATCGATATGTCTTCTAGTAATGGACTGTAAATCGCTTTTTGAGCCGCTTCTTTTGCCCTGTTCTCCCCCTGCGCCTCTCCAACCCCCATAATTGCCATTCCCTTTTCTGACATTATGGTCCTTACATCTGCAAAATCCACAACTATATGTCCCGAACCTACTATGAGATCTGAGATGCTGCGTACTGCGTTCATGAGAACCTCATCGGCCTTATAGAAGGCCTGTATTATCGACATATGCTTTCCTCCTATGGCCATAAGCCTCTGATTCGGAATAGTTATAAGCGAATCAACCCTCTGTTTTAGCTCTATCACACCTTTTTCAGCCTGTTGCATTCTTATCTGTCCCTCAAATGCGAATGGCTTCGTCACTATTGCGACTGTAAGAGCGCCAAGCTCTTTGGCCACTTCCGCTATCACAGGAGAAGCCCCTGTCCCCGTACCTCCACCGAGACCGCAGGTTATAAAAATCATATCAGCACCTTTTAGATGCTCCGTGATTGTGTCTATGTCTTCAAGTGCCGCCTTCCTGCCGACTTCCGGGTCAGCACCAGCACCGAGTCCTCTCGTAAGTTTAGAGCCGATCTGGATCTTTATAGGGGCCTTACAGAGACTCAATGACTTAAGATCGGTATTTACAGCGATGAACTCTACCCCCTTGATTTTAGCCTCCACCATGTTGTTTAAGGCATTACAGCCTCCGCCTCCTACCCCAACTACTTTCAAATTCGCAGAGAAACCGTGACTCTCATCTAGATAAAAGGCCTTGCCCATTCTCTCTCCTCCTTTAAAATGTTTCTATAAACCATCTCTTCATTCGACTTAGGATGTTTTTCGTTTCCATGAGGTATCTTGGGCCACTCTTTCTTTTTTTGCCCTTTGATAAAAGCTGCCTATATCCGTAAAGTACAAGCCCAACTCCTGTGGAATAGATTGGATTATTTATCACATCCACGAGACCACCTACCCCCTGTGGATAGCCTATCCTCACTGGCATATCATTAAAGACGTTTTCAAAAAGCTCGGCGATCCCTTCCAGATTAGAAGTCCCACCTGTAAGGACAGCACCAGAGGCGAGTACTTTCTCGGTGCCTGATTTTTTAATCTCTTCGTAAATCATTCGACCTATTTCTTCCACTCTTGGTTCTATTATGTCGGCCAAGGTCTTCCTCATAAGAACTCTCGGTTTTCTTCCGCCCACACTTGGAACTTCAATCGTCTCATTAGTTCCCACAAGAGCTGAAAAAGCACAACCGTATTTTTTCTTTATCTTTTCAGCCTCTTCTAGGGGTGTTCTTAATCCTATCGCTATGTCGTTTGTTATGTTGCTCCCTCCAAATGGGATTATGGATGTGTAACGGATACTACCATTTGCGAATATGGCGATATCGCTAGTTCCCCCACCGATGTCTATTAGGGCTACTCCTATCTCCTTCTCCTCCGGACTCAAAGTTGCTTCCGATGATGCAAGTTGACCGAGAATTATATCTTCCACTTCCAGTCCTGCCACTCTCAAACATTTAAGTACATTCTGGACCGCTGACACACTTCCCGTTATGATATGTACTTTCACCTCCAACCTTACCCCTTGTATGCCTAGGGGGTCTTTTATTCCATCTTGATCGTCCACAATGTACTCTTGAGGAATCACGTGGAGGATCTGTCTGTCAGCCGGGATAGCTACTGCTTTTGCGGCATCTATAGCCCTCACTATGTCATCCTCTCGCACCTCCTTGTCTCTTATTGCAACAACCCCGTTGCTGTTGAAACTCTTTATGTGCGATCCACCTATCGATGCGACACAATGGGTTATTTTTATTCCGGCCATAAGTTCGGCTTCATGTACCGCTTTCTTAATCGAGTTTATGGTGCTGTCCATGTTGACTACAACCCCCTTCCTCAAACCGGATGATGGGTGGGAACCGATACCTACTATGTTGAGTTTTTCGTCTGAGACTTTGGATACAATGACGCATATCTTAGTTGTACCGATATCCACACCCACAATCACATCGTCTTCCCTAACCATCATCCCTCCCCTCTTTCCCGGATGATCGCCCCTTTTTCAAAACGAGCATCTATGCATTTTATAAGGACACCTCTTCTTTTCGCATCTTCCATGACTTTAAGCGCCTTCTTTAACCTTTTTTCAAAATCCTCTCGCCCTAGCAGAATCTCAACGCTATCTGTTGTTACAACCCGGACAGCTTTCCGAGAATAGACAAGTTCAGCTATAAAATCGGATTTTACGATGTTTTGGGCTACCCATCCCTTAAGAAGGATTAACCCTTCTTTTAAATTTTCCTCATTCTCCGCGTGTATTAGTGGAAGCTTGCTCTTTTCTCTGAGCATAAGATCCCTAAATGGTCTACCCTCCTCATCGACGATTTTTACGGTTCCGTCGGGTTTAGCCCAAAGCGCTGTGGGCGATTTTTCTCTTATCGCAATGTGTAAGTAGAAAGGATAAACCCTCTTCACTTTAACTTCCGCCACGTAAGGATGGGCCATAAGTGCTTTTCTTATGGTTTGGGTGTCAAGGTTTAGGATACTTTTACCCAATTTCGGAAGGACAAGCGAGATTATCTCTTCCTCCTTTATTTGGTCACATCCTGAGACCTTTATCCCTTTGAGCCTTAAGATAGGTTCCTCTTTGATAAACAATGTAAAGACCACAGGAAATGAGATTAGAGAAACCGCAATAAAAAACGAAATATAGACCATCTTTCTCATAGCTTCAAGGAAGCCGCTAAAAGTACTTCTTCCACCAGATCTTCAAATGTACCACCAAGATGTCTCCACGCCTTTGGAACGAGCGAAGTTTCTGTCATTCCTGGGCATGTGTTCACGTCAATTACGTAAGGAGTGTCACCCTTTACGATCATGTCTATTCTCACGCACCCGGAAAGTTCAAAAATATCGTATATCTTCAAAGCGTACTCATAGGCTTTATCTTCCACATCTTTTGGCATTCCTGAAGGAATAATGTATTCTGTCATCCCAGGAGTATATTTGGCCTCGTAACTGTAAAATCCTGATTTCGGTTTTATCCTGATTGAGGGAAGTGTCTTTCCGTTTACTATGCCAATTGTGATTTCATCTCCCGAAACGTACTCTTCGATGAGGATCTTCCTATCGTACATAAATGCGGTTTTTTTTGCTCTTTCTAAGTCCTTCTCATCAAAAACGAAGGATACGCCCACGGTTGAACCCTCGTTAGCGGGTTTCACTACGCACGGAACGAAAAATTCGCACTCTTCATTCATCCTTACTATCTTGTAAGCAGGTGTCGGCACCCTTATGGCTTCGAGTAACCTCTTCATTATAGTTTTATCCATGGATATGGAAGAACCCAGTACTCCAGAACCTGTGTACGGGATTCCCATAATCTCTAGCAGGCCCTGGACCGTTCCATCTTCTCCCCATCTTCCGTGGAGGGCTATGTATGCGACCTCTATTCCTTTTTCAAGTAGTTTTTGGGGAAGGCTTTTGTCCACATCGATCGGTTCACTTTTATATCCTTTCATTTTTAGGGCAGAATCGATGGCTTTCCCGCTTCTTAGGGAGATTTCCCTCTCAGAAGACCTACCACCCATAAGCACACCTATTTTCTTTCTTTTCATTTCAATCATCGAATCCCCAAAATTCTACTTCCTCTTCTAATTCAACCCCTTCTTTTTCGTAAACCTCTTTTTTTATCTTTTCGATCAAGGACTTTACCTCATATGCCTTAGCCCTTCCCAGATTCACTATGAAATTGGCATGCTTTGTAGACACACAGGCATCTCCTACCCTAAGCCCCTTAAGATTGGCCTTTTCAATGTACGTCCACGCGGGTATCCCACGGACTGCTTTAAAAATAGACCCTGAAGATGGCATATCCATTGGATGCCTCTTTATTCGTTCGCTTAAAACCTCATCAATTACTCCAATTATTCTTTGCCTGTCTCCGTATTTGAGGCTTATCTCAGCCTCGATTATTAAAGTTTTTGAAGGAATCGATGAATACCTGTACGAAAAATTGAGGTTCCTTTTACTAAGCTTAAAGATCTCACCCGAAGCTGACATACACGTGACACTCACGATAGCGTCAGAAATGGAAACCCCAAAACTTCCTGCGTTCATCTTTATCGCCCCACCCACTGTCCCAGGGATCGAATAGAGTCTTTCGATTCCACTAAGATTCAGACTGGCCATCTTTAAGATCAGGTCCTTAAGTTGGTAGCCGGAAGAAACAAAGACCTTTATGTTATCTCCGTTTCTTCTGATCGATAAACGTCTAATCCGAGTAAGTCTTATTATGGCTCCTTGTAGTCCTTTGTCACTCACTATCACGTTAGTTCCGTTCCCAAGAATGCGCCACTCGATCCCTTCTCCGTTTAAAATTTTCAACACTTCAATAAGATCTTGAAAATCGGATGGGTATATAAGGTACCTTACCGGACCGCCGACTCGCATGGAAGTGTACTTGCTCATTTTCGCATTTTCTATTACCGTGCCTTTTATATTCCAGACCATATCTCTTTGAGTCTATCTGCCACCTTATATATGTCTCCTGCTCCTAATGTGAGAACAAGGTCACCGTCTCTTACGAATCCGAGTATTTTTTCTGTAACCTCATCCAGTGTTTCAACGTAATAAACCTCTGCTTTAGTATTCGCCTTTATACTTTCCGCCAAAGCTCTTCCAGAAACGCCCTCTATCTTTGGTTCTGATGCGGCGTAGATCTCAGTGACTAAGAGAATATCAACGCCCTCAAAGGAGGTTGAAAACTCCTTCATTAAGGCTTTCGTTCTCGTGTATCTGTGTGGTTGGAAGGCAACTATTATCCTTCCTTTACATATTTGCCTTAATGTACTTATCGTAGCCCGTATCTCAGTCGGGTGATGGCCATAATCATCAATGAGCACGATCTTTCCACTGAACCTTATTTCCATCCTTCTTTGAATCCCCTGAAAGTTCTCCAGAGCTTCTTTTATTGTTTTGAAAGGGATATCGAGTTCCAGACATGTGGCTATGGCGGCAAGACTATTTACAACATTATGGACTCCGGGCATAGAAAGTCTCACCCTGCCTATGGGTTCTCCTTTTACTATGACTGAGAAGTCTGTGTTAAAACCATCCATCACTATCTTTTCTGCTTTGACATCCGCACAATTTGAAAGCCCATACGTTACATACTTCCTTTTGAGATTTGAAAGTAAACTTCGCAGATGGATATTATCGATGCATATGACATCTAGACCGAAAAATGGAACCTTGTTGAGGAAATTTTCAAAAGCCTTTTTTATCTCCTCTATGCCGCTGTAATAGTCAAGATGTTCGAGGTCTATGTTTGTAGCAACAGCTACGACTGGCGAAAGGAGCAAAAATGAGCCATCACTTTCGTCGGCCTCCGCAACCAGAAACCTTCCCGTTCCGAGTCTTGCATTGGAACCTATGCTTTTCAATTTCCCTCCTATGACGCAGGTCGGATCATATCCTGCGTGATTAAGTATCGTTGCAATAAGAGAAGTGGTCGTGGTCTTCCCGTGAGCTCCACAAACAGCAATTCCAAACTTCATTCTCATAAGTTCGGCGAGCATCTCAGCTCTAGGAATAACTGGGATGGATAACTCCTTTGCCATTTGAATCTCCGGATTGTCCGGCCCTACAGCCGAAGAAACAACAACAACGTCCACATCTTTTACATTTTCTTTACTATGGCCATAACTTATCTTTGCTCCAAGCATTTTTAGTCTTTCTGTGAGCTCGGAAGCTTTAATATCGGATCCTGAAACCGAGTAGCCAAGGTTTATAAGAACCTCAGCTAACCCGCTCATACCGATTCCGCCTATTCCAACGAAGTGAATCTTTTTCACCTTATGAAATGTTTGGTTTTCGAATTTCATGACCCTAAACCTAGAATCTCATTAGCAATCCTTTCTTCCGCGTCATCTACATAAATCTGTCCCATTCTCTCTCCCATGGCTTTTAGGATGTCTGGATTTCTCGAAAGCTCCATAAGCTTCCTGTAAAGCACCTCCCCTGAAAGCTCACCGTCCGCAATAACGTAGGCAGCACCCAATCTTTCAACGTAAAGCGCGTTCTTTAGCTGGTGCTTACCGGCAGAATAGGGATAGGGAACCAAAATAGCGGGTTTCTTAGTACAGGCAAGCTCAAATATGGTACTCGAACCCGCTCTCGAAATGACAAGGTCGGAAAGACCCAAATAATATCCCATTTCTTCTGTGAAAGAAAAGATTTCCCCTGAGATTGAATTTTTTAAGTAAGCCTCCCTCACCCATTCTAAGTCCTCACTACCAGTCTGATGATAGATCGCGAATAGATCTCTATCATCAATGAGGGGAAGAAGCTCCACCATGGCCTGATTTATCCTTTTTGCTCCTCTACTTCCTCCAAATACCAGTATTCGAAACTTTCCGTTAGGCTTTTTGTGTGTGGCTTTCTTTATAACTTTTCTTACAGGATTGCCGGTATACTTGTAGTTCCTTATACTATATAGCTTTGCTGTTTCTTCAAAGCTCAAAAATATCTTTTTTACGCCTCTATAAAGGATTCGGTTTGCAAGCCCTAGAGTGAGGTTCTGCTCGTGCAAAAAGCAATCTACCCCTACGAGTTTGCCCGCCAATATACAAGGAAAGGAAACAAATCCACCCATTCCTAGTATGGCATTAGCCTTCTCTTTTTTTACTATCCGAAGGCAGTCTAGGATCCCCATTAAGACCTTTGTTAGCGTTTTTGCTTTTGTACCTAAATTTTTTCCCGCGAACTGACCGGTCCTTATTGTAACTAATCTGAAACCGTATTTCGGAACTATGTTCGCTTCCATTCCCTTGTCTGTGCCAAGAAAAAGTACCTCAGCACCTTTCTCTTTTAGTTTTTCAGCTATAGATATACCCGGATATATGTGACCGCCCGTTCCACCCGCGGCAATTATCACTTTCATATAAGCTCCGTTTCTCTTTTCATAATTGGTCCAGCACTAATTATGAGAATCGTAGCCAAAATATTTTTTTCCTTGAAAAGCCCGCATCCAAAACCAAGACCGGTCAAAAGAATCACGTCAAAAACAACAGAAAGCATTCCAAAAAAGAAAAGTAAGATTGCGGGATTCTCATCCTTAGTCCTTACAAAAAGGAAAAAGCTCAGACTAAAAAGACAGAAAGAGGCAAAAAAGAGAAAAACCTTTTGAGACTGAGAAAGGCTCGGCCTTTCCCCAAAAACGTTGAAGTCCCCCATCCAAAGAAAAATCCCTAAAAAAACGGCAAATAGAATGAGACACGCGAGTCTTTTTGTGCTTCCCAGAGTATAAAAATAGGCAATCCCCGCAAGACACAGAGGTTTTATAAGCGGCAGCTTGCCCACACTGAAGAGGTTTACTGCGGAACTCAGATAAACTACGATTAGCGGAAGGCACGATTTCAAAATTCCCCTTTCATCCATAAAACAACACCCCAAAAAAAGAAGAATCGAGCAGACAGAAATCGTTGCCACCGCATGGGGTACTATTGGAACCTCAAAAAGATTGGGAAAAAAAGGTAAAACTAGGCTCATCAATAGACTTAGTGCCACTACTACGTATTTTGCAAAGTAAAGGTATTTCAATCTCAATTTACTCACAAATAACGTAAACAAGGACCCAGAAAGGATAGTCAAAAGACTCTTGAGGTTTATCTGGCCTAAGTATCCATAAAGCAAAAACGCGCTTAGTATGATCAAAAGAACTTTTTTCATCATAAGGCAGAAACTATCTCTTTAAATCTATTTCCCCTATCAACGTAGTCTCTGAACATGTCAAAACTGCTGCACATGGGAGAGAAAAGAATCACATCTCCGCTTTTTGCCAATGAGTAAGCTTTTTTAACCGAAGATTCGAGATCTTTCTCCAGTAAACACGTTATAGCATGGCCAATTTCATCTAGGATCCTTTTTTTAGCTTCTCCGAATAGCACAATTGCCTTTATCTTTTCCTTTTCGGAAAGAATGGGAGTGTAACTTCCCATCTTGTCCTTTCCGCCGGCAATAAGGATAACAGGTCTTTGAATCCCTTCCAGAGCCCTCTTTGTAGCATCCACGTTCGTTGCCTTTGAGTCATTGATGAAGATCACTCCGTTTATTTCCCGGACAAGTTCTGTTCTGTGGGGAAGTCCTTTAAATCTCGAAAGACACTTTTCCACCGTCTCTCTTTTTATGCCATAAAGGTGAGCAACAAGCACAGATGCCATAATGTTTTCAGTGTTGTGAACCCCAAAAAGCGGAGAAATGGACCTAGGATATCTCTCCTCCGTCCCATTAATTTTTATTACGATCTCATCTCTTTCAAGGTAGGCACCCTGCGCAAGAAGATCCTTCGATGAAAAAAGATAGGTTCTGGCCCTTGGTCTTACTTTCAAATCCAAAGCCTTGTTTAGAACTGCCAAGTCTTCTTCCTTTTGGTTTTCAAATATACGAAGCTTCGCATTTACATAATCAGAAAAACTGGCGTATCGATCGAGGTGGTCTTCTGTGATATTGAGGAGCACACTGCACTGCGGTCGAAAGCTTTCTATGGTCTCAAGCTGAAAACTGCTAACTTCAAGTACGATGAACTTAGCGACTTTTTTTCCCGCCACGTATTCGATCAAAGGGTTCCCGATATTGCCACCCACGAATACGTCTTTATATTCTTCTGTAAAGATTTCCCCAATAAGAGTCGTAACTGTGGTCTTTCCGTTTGTTCCTGTGATAGCTATTATCGGCTCTTTTATAAATCCAAAGGAAAACTCAAGCTCACCGGTTATTTTTGCTCCTTTCTGTTTAGCCTCTTTTATGACGGGTGTTTTTAGGTCAACACCAGGGCTTACAATCACGAGATCGTTTTCAAGGAAGTCTTCAATTTTGTGACCACCTAGGTGTGCGCGAAAATTAAAATTTTTTAGCTTTTCTAACTCAGATTCGAGCTCTTTTTCGCTCTTTATGTCTGTTACCGTAACTCTCACTCCTTGCATGGCGAGAAATCGAACAAGGGCCACCCCTGTTCTTCCCAACCCGACAACGAGAACTTTTTCTGGTAGCTTTCTACTTCTCATCTCAGTTTCAGCGTACTCAAAGCTATAAGGGCAAGAATAATTGAGATTATCCAGAATCTCACAACTATCTTCTCTTCACTCCAACCTTTTAGTTCGAAATGGTGGTGGATCGGTGCCATCCTAAAAATCCTCTTCTTTTTCCACTTATATGAAATCACCTGGATTATCACCGAGAGTGTCTCCATAACAAAAATCCCACCTGCAATCACAAGGAGTATTTCCTGCTTGATCAGTATGGCTATAACCCCTAAGGCCGCTCCCAACGAGAGTGAACCCGTATCTCCCATGAAGAGTTCCGCAGGGTGTGCGTTATACCACAAGAATCCAATTCCGGCACCTAGCATCGCTCCACAGAGGATCGTAAGCTCCCCAGCTCCTCTCACATAAAAGATCTGAAGGTATTGGGCAAATTTTACGTGGCCTGCTAGATAAGCAAAAAGCATAAATGTTCCGCAAACAATAAGGACCGGTCCTATGGCGAGTCCGTCGAGACCATCCGTTAAATTGACACTATTCGAAGCCCCAACAATTATAAAAACCGAAAGGAGAATGTAAAAAAGGCCAAGATCGGGTGTTATGGTTTTAAAGAATGGTAAAGAAAGACGGGTGTTGAAATCGATTCCGTAGTATATGTAAAGGCTTAATGCCACAGCTATAAGGCACTGTAAGAGAAATTTGGTGTTTCCCCTTATTCCTTTACCAACCGGGTTTTTAAGCTTCATCAAGTCATCGATGAAGCCTATTCCTCCGAAAAGTAAAAGCGCCAAAATGACTATCCAAACGAGTTTATTTCTCAAATCCGCCCAAAGAATTGTCGGAATGATGGTAGAAAGAAGGATAGCGAGCCCTCCCATCGTTGGAGTATCCCTTTTTACCATATGCCTTTCAGGAACGTCTTCCCGTTTTCCGCTTTTAATACGCCAGTGATTGAACTTCTTTATGAGGTAAGGGGTGAGAATGAAGCTTATTACGAGAGCTGTCATAATCGAAAGGAAAGTTCTGAAGGTTATGTATCTAAAGACATTAAAAGCTGATATTGAGTCGTGTAGACCGTAGAGGATTTGAAAGAGCATCAGATAATCTCCTCAACAATCTTGTCCATGTTCAAGGCTCTAGAACCTTTAATTAGTACGCAATCTCCTTCCTTGAGTACTGAGG
It encodes the following:
- the murD gene encoding UDP-N-acetylmuramoyl-L-alanine--D-glutamate ligase, whose amino-acid sequence is MRSRKLPEKVLVVGLGRTGVALVRFLAMQGVRVTVTDIKSEKELESELEKLKNFNFRAHLGGHKIEDFLENDLVIVSPGVDLKTPVIKEAKQKGAKITGELEFSFGFIKEPIIAITGTNGKTTVTTLIGEIFTEEYKDVFVGGNIGNPLIEYVAGKKVAKFIVLEVSSFQLETIESFRPQCSVLLNITEDHLDRYASFSDYVNAKLRIFENQKEEDLAVLNKALDLKVRPRARTYLFSSKDLLAQGAYLERDEIVIKINGTEERYPRSISPLFGVHNTENIMASVLVAHLYGIKRETVEKCLSRFKGLPHRTELVREINGVIFINDSKATNVDATKRALEGIQRPVILIAGGKDKMGSYTPILSEKEKIKAIVLFGEAKKRILDEIGHAITCLLEKDLESSVKKAYSLAKSGDVILFSPMCSSFDMFRDYVDRGNRFKEIVSAL
- the mraY gene encoding phospho-N-acetylmuramoyl-pentapeptide-transferase; its protein translation is MLFQILYGLHDSISAFNVFRYITFRTFLSIMTALVISFILTPYLIKKFNHWRIKSGKREDVPERHMVKRDTPTMGGLAILLSTIIPTILWADLRNKLVWIVILALLLFGGIGFIDDLMKLKNPVGKGIRGNTKFLLQCLIAVALSLYIYYGIDFNTRLSLPFFKTITPDLGLFYILLSVFIIVGASNSVNLTDGLDGLAIGPVLIVCGTFMLFAYLAGHVKFAQYLQIFYVRGAGELTILCGAMLGAGIGFLWYNAHPAELFMGDTGSLSLGAALGVIAILIKQEILLVIAGGIFVMETLSVIIQVISYKWKKKRIFRMAPIHHHFELKGWSEEKIVVRFWIISIILALIALSTLKLR